From the Xiphophorus maculatus strain JP 163 A chromosome 20, X_maculatus-5.0-male, whole genome shotgun sequence genome, one window contains:
- the pcsk1 gene encoding neuroendocrine convertase 1 translates to MEVRCRPAVMCCVFAVLCSALSRSQALSYADRQYLNEWAVEIPGGLSEAEAIAKELDYQLVRQIGALENLFLFKHGSHPRRMRRGAEHITRQLSEDDRVLWAEQQYEKRRSKRAALRECRDCSVDKLFDDPMWNQQWYLQDTRSSSSLPKLDLHVIPVWQKGITGKGVVITVLDDGLEWNHTDIYANYDPAASYDFNDNDPDPFPRYDSTNENKHGTRCAGEIAMQADNNKCGVGVAYNSKVGGIRMLDGIVTDAIEASSIGFNPNHVDIYSASWGPNDDGKTVEGPGRLAQKAFEYGIQQGRNGKGSIFVWASGNGGRQGDNCDCDGYTDSIYTISISSASQQGLSPWYAEKCSSTLATAYSSGDYTDQRITSSDLHDDCTQTHTGTSASAPLAAGIFALALEQNPDLTWRDLQHIVVWTSEFDPLANNPGWKRNGAGLMVNSRFGFGLLNAKALVDLADPAVWKHMPEKKQCIVRDDAFQPRELKAAGEITIEIPTKACEGQENAIRSLEHVQVEASIEYTRRGDLHITLTSPAGTTTVLLAERERDTSSNGFKNWDFMSVHTWGEDPAGTWTLKITDTSGRMENKGRILNWKLILHGTSEKPEHMKKPRVYIPYNAVQNDRRGVEHMDDMMEEPTQPRPPQKTGAAEASPSVSEKEPKSPSSGSPRRPSLALLRLLQTAFKQQATVSQRPGATARPLSARRKQQSRGFLPLPTKLPAHKLYQALDLINKFSGPGDSLYSDYSDGFYNIKPYKHRNDRLLQALFEMLDDE, encoded by the exons ATGGAAGTGAGATGCCGTCCAGCGGTGATGTGCTGTGTTTTCGCCGTCCTCTGCTCCGCGCTGTCCCGCTCCCAGGCGCTGTCTTACGCGGACAGGCAGTACCTGAACGAGTGGGCTGTGGAGATCCCCGGCGGGCTGTCCGAAGCCGAGGCCATCGCCAAGGAGCTGGACTACCAGCTGGTCCGACAG ATCGGGGCCCTGGAAAACCTCTTCCTGTTCAAACATGGCAGCCACCCTCGCAGAATGAGACGCGGCGCGGAGCACATCACCAGGCAGCTCTCGGAGGATGACCGG GTGTTGTGGGCAGAGCAGCAGTACGAGAAGCGAAGGAGCAAGCGGGCGGCCCTGAGGGAATGCAGGGACTGCTCAGTGGACAAACTTTTTGACGACCCCATGTGGAACCAGCAGTGGTACCTG CAAGACACGCGGTCGTCGTCCTCGTTGCCGAAGCTGGACCTGCACGTGATCCCCGTCTGGCAGAAGGGCATCACGGGGAAGGGAGTGGTCATCACCGTCCTCGACGACGGACTGGAGTGGAACCACACAGACATCTATGCCAATTAC gatccGGCAGCCAGCTACGATTTCAACGACAACGATCCAGATCCTTTCCCCAGATACGACTCCACCAATGAAAACAA GCATGGCACCAGGTGTGCAGGGGAGATTGCAATGCAGGCTGACAACAACAAATGTGGCGTCGGAGTGGCGTACAACTCCAAGGTTGGAG GAATTCGCATGCTGGATGGGATTGTGACGGATGCCATCGAGGCGAGCTCCATTGGGTTCAACCCCAACCATGTGGACATCTACAGCGCCAGCTGGGGGCCCAATGACGACGGCAAGACCGTGGAGGGTCCTGGCCGCCTGGCCCAGAAAGCATTTGAATACGGTATTCAGCAG GGTCGCAATGGGAAAGGCTCCATCTTCGTCTGGGCATCGGGTAATGGAGGTCGCCAGGGCGATAACTGTGACTGCGACGGCTACACAGACAGCATCTACACCATCTCAATCAGCAGCGCCTCCCAGCAGGGCCTGTCCCCGTGGTACGCCGAGAAGTGCTCCTCCACTCTGGCTACGGCGTACAGCAGCGGAGACTACACTGACCAGAGGATT ACCAGCTCCGATCTTCACGACGACTGCACTCAGACTCACACTGGAACCTCGGCTTCCGCCCCACTGGCTGCTGGGATTTTTGCCCTCGCACTGGAGCAAAA TCCGGATCTCACGTGGAGGGACCTGCAGCACATTGTGGTGTGGACCTCGGAGTTCGACCCGCTGGCCAATAACCCGGGCTGGAAGAGGAACGGAGCGGGGCTGATGGTGAACAGCCGCTTCGGATTCGGGCTTCTCAACGCCAAAGCACTGGTGGACCTCGCAGACCCAGCCGTGTGGAAACACATGCCGGAGAAGAAGCAGTGCATCGTCAGAGACGACGCTTTTCAGCCAAG GGAGCTGAAGGCGGCGGGAGAGATCACCATAGAGATTCCAACCAAAGCCTGCGAGGGCCAGGAGAACGCCATCCGCTCCCTGGAGCACGTGCAGGTGGAGGCCAGCATTGAATACACCCGGAGAGGAGACCTGCACATCACCCTTACCTCCCCCGCAG GTACAACCACTGTGCTTCTGGccgagagagaaagagacacgTCATCCAACGGCTTCAAAAACTGGGACTTTATGTCGGTGCACACCTGGGGAGAAGACCCTGCTGGTACTTGGACATTGAAGATCACAGATAct TCGGGGCGAATGGAGAACAAGGGGCGGATCTTGAACTGGAAGCTGATACTCCACGGAACATCGGAAAAGCCGGAACACATGAAGAAACCTCGAGTCTACATTCCTTACAACGCCGTTCAGAATGACCGGCGTGGGGTGGAGCACATGGATGACATGATGGAG GAACCCACGCAGCCCCGCCCCCCTCAGAAGACCGGGGCTGCAGAAGCCTCTCCTTCAGTCTCAGAGAAGGAGCCCAAAAGCCCCTCAAGCGGTTCCCCACGCCGCCCTTCCCTGGCCCTGCTACGTCTCCTTCAGACGGCTTTCAAACAACAGGCCACCGTGTCGCAGCGTCCCGGGGCCACAGCGAGGCCCCTCTCTGCCCGGAGGAAGCAGCAAAGTCGGggttttctccctcttcctACGAAACTCCCAGCTCATAAGCTGTACCAGGCTCTGGACTTGATCAACAAGTTTAGCGGGCCGGGGGACAGCCTCTACAGTGACTACAGCGACGGCTTCTACAACATCAAGCCGTACAAGCACAGAAACGACCGGCTGCTGCAGGCCCTGTTTGAAATGCTGGATGACGAGTAG